From the genome of Variovorax sp. RA8, one region includes:
- a CDS encoding Bug family tripartite tricarboxylate transporter substrate binding protein — MQPISLIKILAVSASLAAVPTVSSAEAAYPTRAIKIIVPAPPGGAIDMIARVVGDKLAVSMGQPVIVDNRPGASNNLGTDVLAKSVPDGYTIGIVGGSHNTNKFLFKNLGWDPEKSFEPIVYTHEVPLVFAIYPQLPAKTLPEFVAWMKAHPDEAKVATSGRGSAQEMAAEMFRMASGAQMLLVPYKGSSAAHPDLLAGRTALYIDSISAILPQVKAGNARAVAVSTRKRTRSLPDVPTADEQGFKGYDANTNGGFLAPAGTPKAIIAKLNAEINAALKLPDVRTKLEAAGIEIQGGTPQEYAALIKSDLVKWGKVVKEAGIQPE; from the coding sequence ATGCAGCCCATATCCCTGATCAAGATCCTTGCGGTCTCGGCGTCCCTGGCCGCCGTACCGACCGTGTCATCGGCCGAGGCGGCTTACCCGACCCGCGCCATAAAGATCATCGTGCCCGCCCCACCGGGCGGCGCGATCGACATGATTGCCCGGGTCGTCGGAGACAAGCTTGCGGTGTCGATGGGTCAACCGGTGATCGTCGACAACAGACCCGGCGCGTCCAACAACCTCGGCACGGACGTCCTCGCCAAGTCGGTGCCTGATGGCTACACGATCGGCATCGTGGGTGGCAGCCACAACACCAACAAGTTCCTGTTCAAGAACCTCGGCTGGGATCCGGAGAAGAGCTTCGAGCCCATCGTCTACACGCACGAGGTTCCGCTGGTGTTCGCCATCTACCCGCAGCTTCCCGCCAAGACGCTGCCCGAGTTCGTGGCATGGATGAAGGCCCACCCGGATGAGGCCAAGGTCGCCACCTCCGGCCGCGGCAGTGCGCAGGAAATGGCGGCCGAGATGTTCCGCATGGCGAGCGGCGCGCAGATGCTGCTGGTCCCCTACAAGGGCTCATCCGCCGCGCACCCGGACCTGCTGGCCGGACGTACCGCGCTCTACATCGACTCCATCAGCGCCATCCTGCCGCAGGTGAAGGCCGGCAATGCGCGGGCGGTTGCAGTGTCGACGCGCAAACGGACAAGGTCCCTGCCGGACGTGCCCACCGCGGACGAACAGGGATTCAAGGGCTACGATGCCAATACGAACGGCGGTTTCCTCGCGCCGGCCGGCACACCCAAGGCGATCATCGCCAAGCTCAATGCCGAAATCAACGCGGCGCTGAAGCTGCCCGATGTACGGACCAAGCTGGAGGCCGCCGGCATAGAGATCCAGGGCGGCACGCCGCAGGAGTACGCCGCGCTGATCAAGTCCGACCTCGTCAAATGGGGCAAGGTGGTCAAGGAGGCGGGGATCCAGCCGGAATGA
- a CDS encoding Bug family tripartite tricarboxylate transporter substrate binding protein, with amino-acid sequence MFIRSLAIPFAIALCAIHAPAFAQTFPARPVTLVVPFPPGGGTDTGGRVIAEQLSRRWGQPVVVENRGGAAGQIGADFVAKSKPDGYTLLLGNIGTQAINPLLYPKLPYDADKAFAPVSLVAELPLAMMVNPSIPAKTAADFVALAKSRPGQMSYSSSGAGGAPHLAAEMFKDQTGTFILHVPYRGGGPAIADLLAGHVQLSFMTVLEASGHIKAGKLRALGVTGDKRVAAFPEVPTLAEGVLPGFNAISWIGLLAPSGTPREVVDKIAADLRAVMTDEAVKARFVGLGGVPRATFPQEFAKLIADDRARYAQVIRSRNITVE; translated from the coding sequence TTGTTCATTCGAAGCCTTGCGATCCCCTTCGCCATTGCCCTCTGCGCCATCCACGCGCCCGCCTTCGCGCAGACCTTTCCCGCCCGCCCCGTGACGCTGGTGGTGCCGTTCCCGCCGGGTGGCGGGACCGACACCGGCGGCCGCGTCATCGCCGAGCAATTGAGCCGGCGCTGGGGCCAACCTGTCGTCGTGGAGAACAGGGGCGGTGCCGCCGGACAGATCGGTGCCGACTTCGTCGCCAAGTCCAAGCCGGATGGCTACACGCTGCTGCTGGGCAACATCGGAACGCAGGCGATCAATCCCTTGCTGTACCCGAAGCTGCCCTACGACGCCGACAAGGCCTTCGCCCCGGTTTCCCTGGTTGCCGAGCTGCCGTTGGCGATGATGGTCAATCCGTCGATCCCGGCGAAGACGGCGGCCGACTTCGTGGCGCTGGCCAAGTCCAGGCCGGGCCAGATGAGCTACAGCAGTTCGGGCGCCGGCGGCGCGCCGCACCTGGCGGCCGAGATGTTCAAGGACCAGACCGGTACCTTCATCCTGCATGTGCCCTACCGCGGCGGTGGTCCGGCCATCGCCGATCTGCTCGCGGGCCATGTGCAGCTGTCGTTCATGACAGTCCTGGAGGCCTCCGGCCACATCAAGGCGGGCAAGCTGCGCGCGCTCGGCGTGACCGGCGACAAGCGCGTTGCGGCGTTTCCAGAAGTCCCCACGCTGGCGGAGGGCGTGCTCCCCGGCTTCAACGCGATCTCCTGGATCGGCCTGCTGGCGCCTTCGGGCACGCCGCGGGAGGTCGTGGACAAGATCGCCGCTGACCTGCGCGCGGTGATGACCGACGAAGCGGTCAAGGCGCGCTTCGTGGGCCTGGGCGGCGTGCCGCGCGCCACCTTCCCGCAGGAGTTCGCCAAGCTGATCGCCGACGACCGGGCCCGCTACGCGCAGGTCATCCGCAGCCGCAACATCACGGTCGAGTGA
- a CDS encoding 2-hydroxyacid dehydrogenase — translation MKPQVLQLNPILIPAINDKLASLYVVHKHFEATDPEAWLREHGASIDAVITGGHTGVSRAMLDQLPGLKVVAVNGVGTDAVDLAYCRDRGLPVTATLGALTEDVADLAIGLLIAACRNLCAGDRFVRDGQWELHPQPGAIPLARRFSGMRVGIVGMGRVGRAVAARAAAFGCPIRYTDLRVMDDVAHRFMPSLVDLARESDALVLCAAADQAEAFVNAAVLDALGPRGFLVNVARGRLVNEADLTQALADGRIAGAGLDVFVDEPRVPLALRQSDSVTLQAHRASATWETRTAMAEMVLASVAQALRGERPAMSLTT, via the coding sequence ATGAAACCCCAAGTCCTTCAACTCAATCCGATCCTGATCCCTGCCATCAACGACAAGCTCGCGTCGCTCTACGTCGTCCACAAGCACTTCGAGGCAACCGATCCGGAGGCCTGGCTGCGTGAACACGGCGCGTCGATCGACGCCGTGATCACCGGCGGGCACACCGGCGTTTCGCGAGCGATGCTGGATCAATTGCCTGGCCTGAAGGTGGTGGCCGTCAATGGCGTCGGCACCGACGCCGTGGATCTGGCGTACTGCCGGGATCGCGGCCTGCCCGTCACCGCAACACTGGGCGCGCTGACGGAAGACGTGGCCGACCTGGCCATCGGCTTGCTGATCGCGGCTTGCCGAAACCTGTGCGCCGGCGACCGTTTCGTGCGAGACGGCCAGTGGGAGCTTCATCCCCAGCCCGGCGCCATTCCGCTCGCCCGCCGGTTCAGCGGCATGCGCGTCGGCATCGTCGGAATGGGCCGGGTGGGCCGCGCCGTGGCAGCGCGGGCGGCCGCCTTCGGTTGCCCCATCCGCTATACCGACCTCCGCGTCATGGACGACGTCGCGCACCGCTTCATGCCCAGCCTGGTGGATCTGGCGCGCGAATCGGACGCGCTCGTGCTGTGCGCCGCTGCGGACCAGGCCGAAGCCTTCGTCAATGCGGCCGTGCTCGACGCGCTGGGACCGCGTGGCTTCCTGGTCAACGTCGCCCGCGGCCGGCTCGTCAACGAGGCCGACCTGACACAAGCGCTGGCCGACGGCCGCATTGCGGGTGCAGGCCTGGACGTCTTCGTCGACGAGCCGCGCGTGCCGCTGGCGCTGCGCCAGTCCGACAGCGTGACCCTGCAGGCCCACCGGGCCAGCGCGACCTGGGAGACGCGTACCGCCATGGCCGAGATGGTGCTGGCCAGCGTTGCGCAGGCCCTGAGAGGCGAGCGCCCGGCGATGAGTCTGACCACCTGA
- a CDS encoding citrate/2-methylcitrate synthase — protein sequence MASWISMNEACKLLGVQPQTVYAYVSRGKLEVMPDPADTRRSLYRAEDVARLAKRKQAGRKHETLAANTLFGSEPSIPTALCAFSRGRLYYRGRDAVSAARTAQLEDVAQLLWGAEHAVDFSSSTPMRSGNPGREAAFAALASLAAAGHSTGGRLTRVLHAEGQSLVGQLANAFGASPGREPLHLRFAKGWKQSSKVADLLRTAMVLLADHELTSSAFVARIAASTGASLPACLLAGLTTLSGPLHGDASGRVRALFSEVERLGEDKVLAHYLSNGLSLAGFGHPLYPDGDPRAAALLALFEPPKVIARFMAKVPKLTGLQPNIDVALAALVAHHRLPADAAFGLFATARSVGLLAHSLEQLGVAQVIRPRGRYVGPLPEPHDCA from the coding sequence ATGGCTTCCTGGATTTCGATGAACGAGGCGTGCAAGCTTCTGGGTGTGCAGCCTCAGACGGTCTACGCGTACGTGAGCCGCGGCAAGCTGGAAGTCATGCCCGACCCGGCCGATACGCGGCGCAGCCTCTACCGTGCCGAAGACGTTGCCCGCTTGGCCAAACGGAAACAGGCTGGTCGCAAGCACGAGACGCTGGCCGCCAATACCTTGTTCGGTTCGGAGCCCAGCATCCCAACGGCGCTTTGTGCGTTTTCTCGCGGGCGCCTGTACTACCGAGGTCGGGATGCGGTGAGCGCGGCGCGGACGGCGCAACTGGAAGATGTGGCTCAACTGTTGTGGGGCGCCGAGCACGCCGTCGATTTCTCTTCCTCGACGCCAATGCGCTCAGGCAATCCTGGGCGGGAGGCGGCATTCGCCGCCTTGGCCAGCCTGGCGGCCGCTGGGCATTCCACCGGCGGACGTCTGACCCGAGTGCTGCACGCCGAGGGCCAGAGTCTCGTAGGTCAGTTGGCCAATGCGTTCGGCGCCTCGCCAGGACGCGAACCTCTGCATCTGCGCTTTGCCAAAGGGTGGAAGCAATCTTCCAAGGTGGCTGATCTGCTGCGAACGGCCATGGTGTTGCTGGCCGATCATGAACTGACCAGTTCAGCCTTTGTCGCGCGCATTGCCGCTTCCACAGGTGCCTCGTTGCCGGCATGCCTCCTGGCCGGATTGACCACTCTCTCCGGCCCCTTGCATGGAGATGCCTCAGGGCGCGTCCGGGCGCTGTTCAGCGAGGTGGAACGACTGGGTGAGGACAAGGTGCTGGCCCACTACTTGTCGAACGGCTTGTCGCTGGCAGGATTTGGCCATCCCCTCTATCCCGACGGCGATCCGCGTGCGGCTGCATTGCTGGCTTTGTTCGAGCCTCCCAAGGTGATCGCGCGCTTCATGGCAAAGGTGCCGAAGCTGACCGGGTTGCAGCCCAACATCGACGTCGCTCTGGCCGCCCTGGTCGCTCACCACCGACTTCCTGCCGATGCGGCCTTTGGCCTGTTCGCAACGGCGCGTAGCGTCGGGCTGTTGGCGCACAGCCTGGAGCAACTGGGCGTGGCGCAGGTCATCCGCCCGCGCGGGCGCTATGTAGGCCCGCTGCCCGAACCGCATGACTGTGCCTAG
- a CDS encoding LysR family transcriptional regulator — translation MARTHLPLNALRAFESSARHLSFTLAAAELNVTQAAVSQQVRGLEARLGVALFRRLPRGLALSDEGHALLPVLAESFGRMEAVVQQFDNGHFFEVLTVGVVGTFAVGWLLPRLRLFQQSCPFVDLRLMTHNNVVDLAGEGLDCAIRFGDGNWPGLKAEHLMAAPLSVLCAPAIAARIAKPRDLAPQTLLRSYRSEDWPAWFAAAGAACPAIRGPVFDSSRLMVEAAMQGAGVALAPASMFERELDESRLVRPLSTEVTTGSYWLVRLKSRKPSAAMEAFRRWLADYCSTRHSHAVRAAGLHSARAGG, via the coding sequence ATGGCTCGCACCCATCTTCCTCTGAACGCACTGCGCGCCTTCGAATCCTCGGCGCGCCACCTGAGCTTCACGCTGGCGGCGGCCGAGCTGAACGTGACGCAGGCCGCGGTCAGCCAGCAGGTGCGCGGTCTCGAGGCCCGGCTGGGCGTGGCGCTGTTCCGACGCCTGCCGCGCGGGCTGGCGCTCAGCGACGAGGGCCACGCGCTGCTGCCGGTGCTGGCCGAGTCCTTCGGTCGCATGGAGGCGGTGGTCCAGCAGTTCGACAACGGCCACTTCTTCGAGGTGCTCACGGTGGGGGTGGTGGGCACCTTCGCCGTCGGCTGGCTGCTGCCGCGGCTGAGGCTGTTCCAGCAAAGCTGCCCCTTCGTCGACCTGCGGCTGATGACGCACAACAACGTAGTCGACCTGGCGGGCGAGGGGCTGGACTGTGCGATCCGCTTCGGCGACGGCAACTGGCCCGGCCTGAAGGCCGAGCACCTGATGGCGGCGCCGCTCTCGGTTCTGTGCGCGCCGGCGATCGCTGCGCGCATCGCCAAGCCCCGGGACCTGGCGCCGCAGACGCTGCTGCGTTCCTACCGTAGCGAGGACTGGCCTGCCTGGTTCGCGGCGGCCGGCGCTGCCTGCCCGGCGATCCGCGGGCCGGTGTTCGATTCCTCGCGGCTGATGGTGGAAGCCGCCATGCAGGGTGCCGGCGTGGCGCTCGCGCCGGCCTCGATGTTCGAACGCGAACTGGACGAGAGCCGGCTCGTGCGACCGCTTTCGACCGAGGTGACGACCGGCAGCTACTGGCTCGTGCGGCTCAAGTCGAGAAAGCCCAGCGCCGCCATGGAGGCCTTCCGCCGCTGGCTGGCCGACTACTGTTCCACTAGGCACAGTCATGCGGTTCGGGCAGCGGGCCTACATAGCGCCCGCGCGGGCGGATGA
- the bla gene encoding class A beta-lactamase, translating into MIQRRQFAGALLLPLAAVSFDIHADGRPDLARQFAGIEKKTGGRLGVHVLDTANGRRAGHRQDERFAMCSTFKFLAAALVLARVDQGKEKLDRRLTYSRQELAPHSPATEKHAGGDGMTMAQLCEATITLSDNTAANLMLASFGGPAGLTAYMRSLGDPHTRLDRIEPGLNEARAGDPRDTTTPAAMVGSMQKILLGDALSPGSRALLLQWLDDNKTGGERIRAGLPADWKVGDKTGTGENGAANDIAILRPPGRPPILLSVYLTETKASMADRNAAHAAVAAAVAAWVGRGA; encoded by the coding sequence ATGATTCAACGACGTCAATTCGCAGGCGCCCTTCTTCTTCCGCTGGCCGCCGTTTCCTTCGACATCCACGCCGACGGCCGCCCGGACCTCGCGCGGCAGTTTGCCGGGATCGAGAAAAAGACCGGCGGACGCCTCGGCGTCCATGTGCTGGACACCGCCAACGGCCGGCGTGCCGGCCATCGCCAGGACGAACGCTTCGCCATGTGCAGCACCTTCAAGTTCCTCGCCGCGGCGCTGGTGCTGGCACGGGTGGACCAAGGCAAGGAAAAGCTGGATCGCCGCCTCACCTACTCGCGCCAGGAACTCGCGCCTCATTCACCGGCGACGGAGAAACACGCGGGCGGCGATGGCATGACGATGGCGCAGTTGTGCGAGGCCACCATCACGCTCAGCGACAACACCGCCGCCAATCTGATGCTGGCGAGCTTCGGCGGGCCCGCGGGCCTGACCGCCTACATGCGCTCGCTCGGCGACCCGCACACGCGGCTCGATCGCATCGAGCCCGGCCTCAACGAGGCCCGTGCAGGCGATCCGCGTGACACCACAACGCCTGCCGCCATGGTGGGCAGCATGCAAAAGATTCTCTTGGGCGATGCGCTCTCGCCGGGCTCGCGCGCCCTGCTGCTGCAGTGGCTGGACGACAACAAGACCGGCGGCGAGCGCATCCGCGCCGGCCTGCCGGCGGACTGGAAGGTGGGCGACAAGACCGGCACGGGCGAGAACGGCGCGGCCAACGACATCGCGATCCTGCGCCCGCCGGGGCGCCCGCCCATCCTGCTGTCTGTGTACCTGACGGAGACGAAGGCCTCGATGGCGGATCGCAACGCGGCCCATGCGGCCGTCGCGGCGGCGGTCGCGGCCTGGGTCGGCAGGGGGGCGTGA
- a CDS encoding DUF302 domain-containing protein: MYGFTTTLVGSSFDEALSKTIAALKAEGFGVLSDIDVQRAMKEKLGVEMPPYRILGACNPPLAHQALQASADIGLLLPCNVTVREEATDRVVVGFLDPQVMVNLVGNPEVKRVADSAEERLRRACASLGGSAPQAV, translated from the coding sequence ATGTATGGATTCACCACGACGCTCGTCGGTTCGTCCTTCGACGAAGCGCTTTCCAAGACCATCGCCGCGTTGAAGGCCGAAGGCTTCGGCGTGCTCAGCGACATCGACGTTCAGCGCGCCATGAAGGAAAAGCTTGGCGTGGAAATGCCCCCATACCGCATCCTGGGCGCGTGCAACCCACCGCTGGCGCACCAGGCGCTCCAGGCCTCGGCGGACATCGGGCTGCTGCTGCCGTGCAACGTGACCGTGCGCGAGGAAGCAACGGACCGGGTGGTGGTCGGCTTTCTCGACCCGCAGGTCATGGTGAATCTGGTCGGCAATCCCGAGGTCAAGCGCGTGGCGGACTCGGCCGAGGAGCGCTTGCGCCGCGCCTGCGCAAGCCTGGGCGGCAGTGCGCCGCAAGCGGTGTGA
- the arsA gene encoding arsenical pump-driving ATPase, with translation MGFLRQATRHLFFTGKGGVGKTSLSTAAALALADSGKSVLLVSTDAASNLDEMLGIELRNTPTPVAGARGLSVLNIDPGAAAESYRQRVLGQMAAGAASEAELSTVREQLSGACTTEIASFDEFASLLSDGAADFDHIVFDTAPTGHTLRLLSLPKAWSGFLAGNDRGASCLGPHSGLKMQETRFKAALEALSDPARTTVVLVTRPDKGAITEAARTSDELHALGLNNQRLAINGVFRASDSTDAVARAIEAMGRQALVEMPASLRALPQDSVPLRAFDVVGLPALRALLGDAGAPSLTGETVAAEITVPLQGLDALADELAAADRGLIMVMGKGGVGKTTVAAALALGLLQRGKTVHLSTTDPAAHLSATLDGEVEGLRVDRIDPKAETERYVDKIMAARSPGLSAQEQALLLEDLRSPCTEEVAVFHAFSRIVSEARSAFVVLDTAPTGHSLLLMDATGAYHRQMVREFEGHGSARVVTPLMRLQDAAYTRIILVTLPEVTPVSQAAALQDDLRRAGIEPYAWVLNKSVLAAGTRDPLLGARLAGERKQMERMSTGLAKRIFTLPWLTRPPIGFAELSKLVTEGSCTPAGRI, from the coding sequence ATGGGATTTCTGAGGCAGGCCACCCGTCATCTGTTCTTCACCGGCAAGGGTGGCGTCGGAAAGACGTCCCTGTCCACAGCGGCTGCACTGGCGCTGGCGGATTCGGGCAAATCGGTCCTGCTCGTCAGTACCGACGCGGCTTCCAATCTGGATGAGATGCTGGGCATCGAACTGCGCAACACACCGACGCCCGTGGCTGGAGCTCGCGGCCTGTCGGTGCTCAACATCGACCCCGGCGCCGCGGCCGAGTCCTATCGGCAGCGGGTCCTGGGGCAGATGGCCGCCGGCGCCGCGAGCGAAGCCGAACTCTCGACCGTGCGCGAACAGCTGTCGGGCGCCTGCACGACCGAGATCGCGTCTTTCGACGAGTTTGCATCCCTCTTGTCCGACGGCGCGGCAGACTTCGACCACATCGTCTTCGACACGGCCCCGACAGGGCACACGCTGCGCTTGCTCAGCCTTCCAAAGGCATGGAGCGGGTTCCTGGCCGGCAACGACCGTGGCGCGTCCTGCCTGGGCCCGCATTCGGGATTGAAGATGCAGGAGACGCGCTTCAAGGCTGCGCTGGAGGCTTTGAGCGATCCGGCGCGGACCACGGTTGTCCTGGTGACCCGACCTGACAAGGGCGCGATCACCGAAGCGGCGCGCACATCGGACGAGTTGCATGCGCTTGGCCTGAACAATCAGCGCCTCGCCATCAACGGCGTGTTCCGCGCCAGCGACTCCACGGATGCGGTGGCACGCGCCATCGAGGCCATGGGCCGGCAGGCCCTGGTGGAAATGCCTGCGTCCCTGCGTGCCTTGCCGCAAGACAGCGTGCCATTGCGAGCGTTCGATGTGGTTGGCCTGCCCGCGTTGCGTGCGCTGCTCGGCGACGCAGGTGCCCCGAGCCTGACCGGCGAGACTGTGGCAGCCGAGATCACGGTCCCGCTGCAGGGCCTGGATGCGCTGGCAGACGAACTCGCCGCGGCGGACCGCGGGCTGATCATGGTGATGGGCAAGGGCGGCGTCGGCAAGACGACGGTGGCCGCCGCGTTGGCGCTTGGCCTGCTCCAGCGCGGCAAGACCGTTCATCTGAGCACCACCGACCCGGCGGCTCACTTGTCGGCAACGCTCGACGGCGAGGTGGAGGGCTTGCGTGTGGACCGCATCGACCCCAAGGCAGAGACCGAGCGCTACGTCGACAAGATCATGGCCGCCAGGTCACCTGGTCTCAGCGCGCAGGAGCAAGCGCTGTTGCTCGAAGACCTGCGATCGCCGTGCACCGAGGAGGTGGCCGTGTTCCACGCCTTCTCGCGCATCGTCAGCGAAGCGCGCAGCGCCTTCGTGGTGCTGGACACGGCGCCCACCGGGCATTCGCTGCTGCTGATGGACGCCACGGGCGCCTACCACCGGCAGATGGTGCGGGAGTTCGAGGGGCACGGAAGCGCTCGCGTCGTCACGCCCCTGATGAGGCTGCAGGACGCTGCGTACACCAGGATCATCCTGGTGACGCTGCCGGAAGTGACCCCGGTTTCCCAAGCCGCTGCATTGCAGGATGACCTGCGCCGCGCCGGTATCGAGCCCTATGCGTGGGTCCTCAACAAGAGCGTTCTGGCCGCCGGCACTCGCGACCCACTGCTGGGGGCGCGATTGGCGGGTGAACGCAAGCAGATGGAGCGCATGTCGACCGGATTGGCCAAGCGCATCTTCACGCTTCCCTGGCTGACCCGCCCCCCGATCGGATTCGCCGAGTTGTCCAAGCTGGTCACCGAAGGATCGTGCACGCCGGCAGGCCGCATCTGA
- a CDS encoding tripartite tricarboxylate transporter substrate binding protein — MPTRLLSRRTFHLSAAAAAASIAAPAFAQAPWPNKPIRIIVPYTPGGFTDQMARLVQQGLSARLGQPMLIDNKPGANSLIGVDALAKSAPDGGTFGVVIAAYAANTTLYPKLPYDPKKDLSGVSLMGISPLLAAVNNDAPFKTARELIDYARAHPGKISFGSSGNGSAAHLTSELWKSLTKTYMIHIPYRGAVPALTDLMGGQIQLFFDAPTGLINQAKAGKVRLIGVASDRRLPAVPEVPTFIEQGFAGFTGSTWAGMLAPAATPREIIKRMSEEVARIIKSDETRAKLEAMGTFPAGSTPEEFDAFIAAETEKWGKVIRTAGVKAE; from the coding sequence ATGCCAACTCGCCTCTTGTCCCGCCGCACCTTTCATCTCTCGGCCGCCGCGGCGGCCGCCTCCATCGCCGCGCCCGCGTTCGCGCAGGCGCCCTGGCCGAACAAGCCGATTCGCATCATCGTCCCCTACACGCCCGGCGGATTCACCGACCAGATGGCGCGCCTGGTGCAGCAGGGCCTGTCGGCGCGGCTCGGCCAGCCGATGCTGATCGACAACAAGCCTGGTGCCAACAGCCTGATCGGCGTGGATGCGCTGGCCAAGTCGGCACCGGACGGCGGCACCTTCGGCGTGGTGATCGCGGCCTACGCGGCCAACACCACGCTCTACCCCAAGCTGCCCTACGACCCGAAGAAGGACCTGAGCGGTGTTTCGCTGATGGGCATATCGCCGCTGCTCGCAGCGGTCAACAACGACGCGCCCTTCAAGACGGCAAGGGAGCTGATCGACTATGCGCGTGCGCACCCGGGCAAGATCAGCTTCGGCTCCTCGGGCAACGGGTCTGCCGCGCACCTGACCAGCGAGCTGTGGAAGTCGCTGACCAAGACCTACATGATCCACATCCCGTACCGCGGCGCGGTTCCGGCGCTGACCGACCTGATGGGCGGTCAGATCCAGCTCTTCTTCGATGCGCCGACGGGGCTCATCAACCAGGCCAAGGCCGGCAAGGTGCGGCTGATCGGCGTGGCCAGCGATCGACGGCTGCCCGCAGTGCCCGAGGTGCCTACCTTCATCGAGCAGGGCTTCGCGGGCTTCACCGGGAGCACCTGGGCCGGCATGCTGGCGCCGGCGGCCACGCCGCGCGAGATCATCAAGCGCATGTCGGAAGAAGTGGCCCGGATCATCAAGAGCGACGAGACCCGCGCGAAGCTCGAGGCCATGGGCACCTTCCCGGCCGGCAGCACACCCGAGGAGTTCGATGCCTTCATCGCGGCCGAGACCGAGAAGTGGGGCAAGGTCATCCGCACTGCGGGCGTGAAGGCCGAGTGA
- a CDS encoding phospholipase, which yields MKALRIYAGPAAHAHIAANGLAPQDVRTVPGAAGGPKGLVLGPIDRFLFGEWLPQATQPVDLVGASIGAWRLASACLSDPKTAFERFERQYIHLHFEAPAGQKRMSAQQVSAKFRKELRDFYDGRTREVLAHPRYRLHVITARGRHILGREGRARTPAGYLGAVIANTVHRKGLGAWLERVVFSSPGAALPFGTQDLRTRQVALAEANFELALQASGSVPFMLEAVHDIPGAPPGAYWDGGITDYHLHLNYGNPDGVVLYPHFQKAVVPGWLDKGLKWRHKATRFLERTVVLAPDPEWVRKLPDGKLPDRNDFLRYGNDAPARIKAWSTAAQEARRLADELGEWLHRGSPVADVQPL from the coding sequence ATGAAGGCCCTGCGCATCTACGCGGGCCCGGCGGCGCACGCACACATTGCCGCGAACGGGCTGGCGCCGCAGGATGTGCGCACCGTCCCGGGCGCGGCCGGCGGCCCGAAGGGGCTGGTCCTCGGGCCCATCGACCGCTTCCTGTTCGGCGAGTGGCTGCCGCAGGCGACGCAGCCGGTAGACCTGGTCGGGGCCTCCATCGGCGCATGGCGGCTTGCCAGCGCCTGCCTGAGCGATCCGAAGACGGCCTTCGAGCGGTTTGAACGGCAGTACATCCACCTTCATTTCGAAGCGCCGGCGGGACAGAAGCGCATGAGCGCGCAACAGGTCAGCGCGAAATTCCGCAAGGAGTTGCGCGACTTCTACGATGGCCGCACGCGCGAGGTGCTCGCGCATCCGCGCTACCGGCTGCATGTGATCACCGCGCGGGGGCGCCACATCCTCGGGCGCGAGGGCAGGGCGCGCACGCCGGCCGGCTACCTTGGCGCCGTCATCGCCAACACCGTGCACCGCAAGGGCCTGGGCGCGTGGCTGGAGCGCGTGGTGTTCTCCAGTCCCGGCGCGGCGCTGCCCTTCGGCACGCAGGACCTCCGCACGCGCCAGGTCGCGCTGGCCGAGGCCAATTTCGAACTCGCGCTGCAGGCCTCGGGCTCAGTCCCCTTCATGCTGGAGGCGGTGCACGACATCCCAGGCGCGCCGCCCGGCGCCTACTGGGACGGCGGCATCACCGACTACCACCTGCACCTGAACTACGGCAATCCGGACGGCGTGGTGCTGTACCCGCATTTCCAGAAGGCGGTGGTACCGGGCTGGCTGGACAAGGGCCTCAAGTGGCGCCATAAAGCCACTCGCTTTCTCGAGCGCACGGTGGTGCTGGCGCCCGATCCGGAGTGGGTGCGCAAGCTGCCCGATGGCAAGCTGCCCGACCGCAACGACTTCCTGCGCTACGGCAACGATGCGCCGGCCCGGATCAAGGCCTGGAGCACGGCCGCGCAAGAGGCGCGCCGGCTGGCGGACGAGTTGGGCGAGTGGCTGCATCGCGGCAGCCCGGTGGCGGACGTGCAGCCGCTCTGA